One window of Trifolium pratense cultivar HEN17-A07 linkage group LG5, ARS_RC_1.1, whole genome shotgun sequence genomic DNA carries:
- the LOC123884850 gene encoding viral IAP-associated factor homolog isoform X2, which translates to MGDYHFIYKDLEGASTQWDDIQTKLGNLPAKSPAFKPPAFTPATDPDSIPKDKSWIDSKTHDELEDLEDDFDDDRFLEEYRKKRLAEIQEAAKVLRYGSVTPISGSDFIREVSQAPSDVWVVVILYKDGIPECGVLMQCIEELATMYPATKFVKIISTDCIPNYPDCNLPTLLVYNNGAVKGNYVGMSRFGRRCTPEGVALILCQSDPVLNDGHSRDEESRQAVIDGVRKRFIEKVVADHEEKDDDSSSD; encoded by the exons atgGGAG ATTATCACTTCATATACAAAGATCTAGAAGGAGCATCAACTCAATGGGATGATATTCAAACTAAACTCGGAAATCTTCCTGCTAAGTCACCTGCTTTCAAACCACCAGCTTTCACTCCCGCCACTGATCCTGATTCCATTCCCAAAGACAAATCATGGATTGATTCCAAAACTCATGATGAACTTGAAGACCTTGAAGATGATTTTGACGATGATCGTTTCTTAGAAGAATATAG GAAGAAGAGATTAGCTGAGATACAAGAGGCAGCTAAAGTTTTGAGGTATGGATCTGTGACTCCTATTTCAGGATCTGATTTCATTCGAGAGGTTTCGCAGGCTCCATCTGATGTTTGGGTGGTTGTTATTCTTTACAAAGACGG GATTCCCGAATGTGGGGTTTTGATGCAATGCATTGAAGAACTTGCTACAATGTATCCTGCAACAAAATTTGTGAAGATAATATCAACTGATTGCATTCCTAACTACCCGGATTGTAATCTTCCTACATTGTTGGTGTACAACAATGGAGCAGTTAAAGGAAATTATGTCGGTATGAGTAGGTTTGGGCGAAGATGCACTCCTGAAG GTGTTGCATTGATCCTGTGCCAATCAGATCCTGTACTTAATGATGGCCATAGCAGAGATGAGGAATCAAGACAAGCCGTCATTGATGGAGTACGCAAGAGGTTTATAGAGAAAGTCGTCGCTGATCATGAAGAGAAGGATGATGATTCTTCAAGCGATTAG
- the LOC123884850 gene encoding viral IAP-associated factor homolog isoform X1 translates to MGDYHFIYKDLEGASTQWDDIQTKLGNLPAKSPAFKPPAFTPATDPDSIPKDKSWIDSKTHDELEDLEDDFDDDRFLEEYRKKRLAEIQEAAKVLRYGSVTPISGSDFIREVSQAPSDVWVVVILYKDGIPECGVLMQCIEELATMYPATKFVKIISTDCIPNYPDCNLPTLLVYNNGAVKGNYVGMSRFGRRCTPEGVALILCQSDPVLNDGHSRDEESRQAVIDGVRKRFIEKVVADHEEKDDDSSSD, encoded by the exons atgGGAGATTATCACTTCATATACAAAGATCTAGAAGGAGCATCAACTCAATGGGATGATATTCAAACTAAACTCGGAAATCTTCCTGCTAAGTCACCTGCTTTCAAACCACCAGCTTTCACTCCCGCCACTGATCCTGATTCCATTCCCAAAGACAAATCATGGATTGATTCCAAAACTCATGATGAACTTGAAGACCTTGAAGATGATTTTGACGATGATCGTTTCTTAGAAGAATATAG GAAGAAGAGATTAGCTGAGATACAAGAGGCAGCTAAAGTTTTGAGGTATGGATCTGTGACTCCTATTTCAGGATCTGATTTCATTCGAGAGGTTTCGCAGGCTCCATCTGATGTTTGGGTGGTTGTTATTCTTTACAAAGACGG GATTCCCGAATGTGGGGTTTTGATGCAATGCATTGAAGAACTTGCTACAATGTATCCTGCAACAAAATTTGTGAAGATAATATCAACTGATTGCATTCCTAACTACCCGGATTGTAATCTTCCTACATTGTTGGTGTACAACAATGGAGCAGTTAAAGGAAATTATGTCGGTATGAGTAGGTTTGGGCGAAGATGCACTCCTGAAG GTGTTGCATTGATCCTGTGCCAATCAGATCCTGTACTTAATGATGGCCATAGCAGAGATGAGGAATCAAGACAAGCCGTCATTGATGGAGTACGCAAGAGGTTTATAGAGAAAGTCGTCGCTGATCATGAAGAGAAGGATGATGATTCTTCAAGCGATTAG
- the LOC123885619 gene encoding transcription termination factor MTERF5, chloroplastic-like isoform X2 yields the protein MFVFASSICSEIPQTLQFSKPTNIKTFSSIQPPHYFSSTSIRFCIRTQVPFSTKVFFCQAKSGTNESLNIKVLPPTLLAAEKEEAKAVLTLFLRKQGLSNANAARTINKSDPFIDHLLSKLHSKHKTWYLSGRELTTLEIRDALISYLESLFQEHGDVLIDVVENYPNPPVKDKTAVPITPSNPSPVVDTKKLKTVSGTDPAAGNLRPHIVYLMEFGMDSDQIRLIMRRFPAFAYYSLEGKIKPLVEFFLELGVPKEQIPIILTKRPQLCGISLSENLKPTMKFFESLGVDKKQWAKVIYRFPALLTYSRQKINESVDFLRELGISDESIGKILTRCPNIVSYSVEDNLRPTATYFRSLGVDVGALLFRCPQNFGLSIEANIKPVTRFFLERGYTLKEIGTMITRYGMLYTFSLTENMMPKWDYFMTMDYPKSELVKFPQFFGYSLEQRIKPRYARVKKAGVRLLLNQVLSLSNSNFEEVLKRKIKKLQND from the exons ATGTTTGTTTTTGCATCTTCCATTTGCAGTGAAATTCCACAAACACTACAATTCTCAAAACCCACAAATATCAAAACTTTCTCTTCAATTCAACCACCCCACTATTTCTCTTCCACTTCCATAAg ATTTTGCATCAGGACTCAAGTTCCTTTCTCTACAAAGGTCTTCTTTTGTCAGGCAAAATCTG GCACAAATGAGTCATTAAACATAAAAGTGTTGCCTCCAACCCTATTAGCGGCCGAAAAAGAAGAAGCCAAGGCTGTATTAACCTTGTTTTTGAGGAAACAAGGTTTGAGCAATGCAAATGCAGCAAGAACCATCAATAAATCAGATCCTTTTATCGACCACCTTCTCTCAAAGCTTCACTCTAAACACAAAACTTGGTACCTTTCAG GTAGAGAGCTTACAACTCTTGAGATTAGGGATGCTCTTATCTCTTATCTTGAATCGCTTTTCCAGGAGCATGGAGACGTTCTAATCGATGTAGTGGAAAACTATCCAAACCCACCAGTTAAGGATAAAACAGCCGTGCCGATTACCCCTTCTAATCCTAGTCCAGTTGTAGACACTAAGAAGCTTAAAACAGTGAGTGGTACAGATCCTGCAGCGGGCAACCTTCGCCCTCATATTGTTTATCTTATGGAATTTGGAATGGATAGCGATCAGATTAGGCTTATTATGCGACGATTCCCGGCTTTTGCCTACTATAGTTTAGAGGGTAAAATTAAGCCATTGGTTGAGTTTTTTCTTGAACTTGGAGTGCCGAAAGAACAAATTCCTATTATCCTCACTAAAAGACCTCAATTATGTGGAATCAGTCTATCTGAAAATCTTAAGCCTACCATGAAATTCTTCGAATCTTTGGGCGTCGACAAAAAACAATGGGCAAAGGTGATTTACCGCTTCCCTGCCTTGCTAACTTATAGCAGGCAGAAGATTAATGAAAGTGTAGATTTTCTCCGTGAATTAGGCATCTCAGACGAGAGCATAGGTAAGATTTTAACTCGTTGCCCTAATATTGTTAGTTACAGTGTAGAGGACAATCTCCGACCAACAGCAACATACTTCCGTTCTTTAGGGGTTGATGTTGGCGCCCTTTTATTCAGGTGTCCGCAAAATTTTGGTCTTAGCATTGAGGCGAATATAAAGCCTGTAACAAGATTTTTCTTGGAAAGGGGATATACTTTGAAAGAAATTGGGACTATGATTACGAGATATGGAATGTTGTATACTTTTAGCTTAACTGAGAATATGATGCCAAAATGGGATTACTTTATGACTATGGATTACCCGAAATCCGAGCTAGTTAAATTCCCTCAATTTTTTGGATACAGTTTAGAACAAAGGATTAAACCGAGATATGCACGCGTCAAAAAAGCCGGGGTGAGATTACTGTTGAATCAGGTTCTTTCACTGTCAAACAGCAACTTTGAAGAGGtcttaaaaaggaaaataaagaaATTGCAAAATGATTAG
- the LOC123885619 gene encoding transcription termination factor MTERF5, chloroplastic-like isoform X1, which translates to MFVFASFICSEIPQTLQFSKPIKIKAFSSIQPPHYFSSTSIRFCIRTQVPFSTKVFFCQAKSGTNESLNIKVLPPTLLAAEKEEAKAVLTLFLRKQGLSNANAARTINKSDPFIDHLLSKLHSKHKTWYLSGRELTTLEIRDALISYLESLFQEHGDVLIDVVENYPNPPVKDKTAVPITPSNPSPVVDTKKLKTVSGTDPAAGNLRPHIVYLMEFGMDSDQIRLIMRRFPAFAYYSLEGKIKPLVEFFLELGVPKEQIPIILTKRPQLCGISLSENLKPTMKFFESLGVDKKQWAKVIYRFPALLTYSRQKINESVDFLRELGISDESIGKILTRCPNIVSYSVEDNLRPTATYFRSLGVDVGALLFRCPQNFGLSIEANIKPVTRFFLERGYTLKEIGTMITRYGMLYTFSLTENMMPKWDYFMTMDYPKSELVKFPQFFGYSLEQRIKPRYARVKKAGVRLLLNQVLSLSNSNFEEVLKRKIKKLQND; encoded by the exons ATGTTTGTTTTTGCATCTTTCATTTGCAGTGAAATTCCACAAACACTACAATTCTCAAAACCCATAAAGATCAAAGCTTTCTCTTCAATTCAACCACCCCACTATTTCTCTTCCACTTCTATAAG ATTTTGCATCAGGACTCAAGTTCCTTTCTCTACAAAGGTCTTCTTTTGTCAGGCAAAATCTG GCACAAATGAGTCATTAAACATAAAAGTGTTGCCTCCAACCCTATTAGCGGCCGAAAAAGAAGAAGCCAAGGCTGTATTAACCTTGTTTTTGAGGAAACAAGGTTTGAGCAATGCAAATGCAGCAAGAACCATCAATAAATCAGATCCTTTTATCGACCACCTTCTCTCAAAGCTTCACTCTAAACACAAAACTTGGTACCTTTCAG GTAGAGAGCTTACAACTCTTGAGATTAGGGATGCTCTTATCTCTTATCTTGAATCGCTTTTCCAGGAGCATGGAGACGTTCTAATCGATGTAGTGGAAAACTATCCAAACCCACCAGTTAAGGATAAAACAGCCGTGCCGATTACCCCTTCTAATCCTAGTCCAGTTGTAGACACTAAGAAGCTTAAAACAGTGAGTGGTACAGATCCTGCAGCGGGCAACCTTCGCCCTCATATTGTTTATCTTATGGAATTTGGAATGGATAGCGATCAGATTAGGCTTATTATGCGACGATTCCCGGCTTTTGCCTACTATAGTTTAGAGGGTAAAATTAAGCCATTGGTTGAGTTTTTTCTTGAACTTGGAGTGCCGAAAGAACAAATTCCTATTATCCTCACTAAAAGACCTCAATTATGTGGAATCAGTCTATCTGAAAATCTTAAGCCTACCATGAAATTCTTCGAATCTTTGGGCGTCGACAAAAAACAATGGGCAAAGGTGATTTACCGCTTCCCTGCCTTGCTAACTTATAGCAGGCAGAAGATTAATGAAAGTGTAGATTTTCTCCGTGAATTAGGCATCTCAGACGAGAGCATAGGTAAGATTTTAACTCGTTGCCCTAATATTGTTAGTTACAGTGTAGAGGACAATCTCCGACCAACAGCAACATACTTCCGTTCTTTAGGGGTTGATGTTGGCGCCCTTTTATTCAGGTGTCCGCAAAATTTTGGTCTTAGCATTGAGGCGAATATAAAGCCTGTAACAAGATTTTTCTTGGAAAGGGGATATACTTTGAAAGAAATTGGGACTATGATTACGAGATATGGAATGTTGTATACTTTTAGCTTAACTGAGAATATGATGCCAAAATGGGATTACTTTATGACTATGGATTACCCGAAATCCGAGCTAGTTAAATTCCCTCAATTTTTTGGATACAGTTTAGAACAAAGGATTAAACCGAGATATGCACGCGTCAAAAAAGCCGGGGTGAGATTACTGTTGAATCAGGTTCTTTCACTGTCAAACAGCAACTTTGAAGAGGtcttaaaaaggaaaataaagaaATTGCAAAATGATTAG
- the LOC123885620 gene encoding transcription termination factor MTERF5, chloroplastic-like — MRRFPAFFRYSLEGKIKPLVEFFLEFGVPKEQILIILAKRPRLCALSLSKNIKPTVKFLESLGVDKKQWAKAIYRFPALLTYSRQKINESVDFLHELGISDESIGRILTRFPNIVGCSVEDNLRPTATYFRSLGVDVGALLLRCPQIIGLSIEANIKPVTEFFLEKGYTLEEIGTMISRCAMLYAYSLTETMVPKWDYFMTMDYPKSELVKFPYYFGYSLEQRIKPRYARMKSSGRRLALNRLLSPSSSNFEKVLKMKNKGIAG, encoded by the coding sequence ATGCGACGATTCCCGGCTTTCTTCCGCTATAGTTTGGAGGGTAAAATTAAGCCATTGGTTGAGTTTTTTCTTGAATTTGGAGTGCCGAAAGAACAAATTCTTATTATCCTCGCTAAAAGACCTCGATTATGTGCACTCAGTCTATCTAAAAATATTAAGCCCACCGTGAAATTCCTCGAATCTTTGGGCGTCGACAAAAAACAATGGGCGAAGGCGATATACCGCTTCCCTGCCTTGCTAACTTATAGCAGGCAGAAAATTAATGAAAGTGTAGATTTTCTCCATGAATTAGGCATCTCAGACGAGAGCATAGGTAGGATTTTAACTCGTTTCCCTAATATCGTTGGTTGCAGTGTAGAGGACAATCTCCGACCAACAGCAACGTACTTCCGTTCATTAGGGGTTGATGTTGGCGCTCTTCTGTTGAGGTGTCCGCAAATTATTGGCCTTAGCATTGAGGCGAATATAAAGCCTGTAACCGAATTTTTCTTGGAAAAGGGATATACCTTGGAAGAAATTGGGACTATGATTTCGAGATGTGCAATGTTGTACGCTTACAGCTTGACTGAGACTATGGTCCCAAAATGGGATTATTTTATGACTATGGATTACCCGAAATCCGAGCTGGTTAAATTCCCTTATTATTTTGGATACAGTTTAGAACAAAGGATTAAACCGAGATATGCACGCATGAAAAGTTCTGGGAGGAGATTAGCGTTGAATCGGCTTCTTTCACCGTCAAGCAGCAACTTTGAAAAGgtcttaaaaatgaaaaataaaggaATTGCAGGTTGA